The Vitis vinifera cultivar Pinot Noir 40024 chromosome 16, ASM3070453v1 DNA segment gaGATGGAAGGAGGGAGGGGCATGGTCAATGTCCCTATCTACTGAATGCAGGCTGGCCACATGCAGATGAATGCATTTTCCTCCATGTGCTTTTCAAAAGTGAGCCCATTTTCACTTTCATGTTTCAATATATTTTCTACATATGCATTCCTACATTTCCATCCAACCAACCCCACAATGATCTTCAAAATTCTCTCTCTTggggagggggggagggggaggggaaGGGAAAAGGTTTCCTAACTTCTTGATCCAAGGGTATGAAAATGAGATGGGGTTTTCAAGAAACATAGTAGTACAAGTACATGATTTCCATCAAGCATGAAAACTACAGGAGATAGAAGTGTCCACATTTTTCACAAGGGAAAGTAGTGGGTGTGCtctcttttctttcattgtGAAAGCAGTGGACATAATTTGATTCCAAAACACTCTCTCTATCTCCTTACCAACTCATTGACTATAGCGCCATACATTCATTCCCCAAAAGTTCAATCAGGGCACCCGCGCCGCTAGTGTGTGACTCAATCCCACAAAAACGGATCACTACCCCCCAAAAGTATACTACACCCTAGTGACTTCACTTTCAGAAAAATAGTTTCAGTACttcattaatttcaattatatagCATTAGGAAAAGTCCATTGGTTGTGTATAGCAAACATATCAGTCTTTTTTGAATTCATGATTAATATTCAAGACTTTTCCACCCTTTGACACCCACCAGGAGGTCATTCCAAAGCATGCATCATTACTGTGATTCAACACAAATTTCCCAAAtggcaaaacaaaaaacaccctaaaatttgaaagaagaagACCCATTAATTAATAGCAAGAGACTTTTGAGTATGCAATTGACTGAAGCAATGAATGATCAAGAGCTGAATGGATTGAGTTGAAATATGTAGGCTGCGAGGCATTGATGAAAGAGCTAGGTTTATGCTTTGACCTAAAAGTGGGTGCAACTCCCTCACCTTCCATTATCACTTATCTTTTGATCATAACACTAGTAGCAGTGCCTCCATCATTCCCATTTTTCCTCCTCAGTCCCCTTGAAATCAAACATGTGGATGACTTCATTTGCTGCGTACTGTACAATTCAACTATCATCACtagtcttatatatatatatatatatatatatatatatggatgatGCCATCACCCCATTATATAAATATCGGCAAGCCTCATGTCCTCACCATTAATCCCTTCCTTCTCAATCATGTCTCTCGTGTACCTATTGGTTTGTTCGCGTGGAAGCCCCATCTATCAACTTATCTTTCCTCCAATAGAAAAGATTATTATTTACTGATTTTTAAGTCTTGAAAACTCCCTTCCTTCTTTCTCAGTCATGTCTCTCGTGTACCTATTGGTTTGTTCGCGTGGGGGCCCCATCTATCAACTTATCTTTCCTTCAATAGAAAAGATTGTTATCTACTTAATACCTAAAATGATTTTGAAGTCTTGAAAACTTTTGTAACAAGCAAGCATTTGAGCCAAGGGATATTGCATCTCTTCTTGAATATCTTCTATGTTTacttaattttatgattaaatgtaTCATTCAAAGGGTTAATCAACCTATATCTTTGTCAATTGAGAAGATGCCATCATCAAGAAAAGGCTTTTCTTGATTGAAAATGTCATTGCAAAAATTAATACTATATGTTTACTTAATTATTAAGGTTTTGTCGATGTAACATTTCGATTATGTGAgttattttgagtttttaaaaagttttatgaTGCATTTGATTACATTCTAAAGTGTTTTAATATTAAGAGGTTTGTAAGTTAGggagtgtttggtaaaatttaagacttattatttaatgacttaagttaattttaaattaaattatatttaagttgttaacttaaaacttattacttaattgttatttaataaaattaacttaaaatttattttaaagcatcaaatgacatatttattctcataaattataactaagacaaaaaaaattgaataataatgaAGGTCGTGAAATAGTAAAAGAGATCGTGAagataattaagataaatgagaataaaaaggtaaaataaagatgtaaacttaaaaataagttaattgtttttacttattacctaaagttgtttttaattttaagtcatataattaaattattttatcaaacatacttaatttacttaataactgaAATTAacttattaagtcactttaagttattaagttagtttACCAAACATCTACTTAGTTTTTGGAAACCCTTTTAAAAGAGGTTTTAAAAgctaaaaacatgttttatgtacattaaatatgaaattttggtttatattaatatttttgaagaagAGTTTCATTACTAATTAATTGTATTTGCATAAAATGGATAAggcttttgaaaatattgaaaaataaataaattaaaaaaagatctTTGAAGCATTTCCCTTTTCCAAGCTTAGGTCACTTGCATGGAGGCTGAAAATTTTTTAGATTATCAAAAAAAAGTCAACAaaccattttatttatatgggtAGAACATGCATGAATATTCAAATGTAGCAATCTTCTTTTGACCTACTTGCTAGAgattaaaattctcaaatatctCTTGATGGAGTAATCAAATCTGAGTATGGGTACAATGCATTCATCCAAAAGATaagattttcttcttttttaacttttttttttaaattattttttatttaatttaaacctCAATCTAGCATGTCtctcttttcaaatattatatatggtTTTGACTTAAAgatattaataacaataatatctGATTTGGATGCATATTATCGTCCAATCCACATGATGTCTACATTTGTAGACTTCAACAATAACATTTATATATCTATCAAGCAATGGGAGaccttttttttcaataattcttgAAGACTTGTTCATTGAAAGGAGCATCGTCGATCTTGTCATTCAATTCACTACAAATCCCGTTGCCTCCGCAATTAGcaaaaactaaattaatgttaattaattaaactcctCTCCCTCTCAAATCTTACTCCACCCAAGTTGTTTAGTTTATAAACTACATTTTCTTCTAGCATCTCATGAAAGTTTAAAGCATGTTTaacaataaaaaggaatagATTAACAAAGAAAACATACATTAAGAGAATTCTTGAAGATATatggttattattatcatttttaaaaatatcaaaaaaataaacccAAGTTCCCCCCTTGGTTATTTTACTATTCTTTTCTCTCAAGttggtttaataattttctttcccttaaaaACATATCACAAAAGTAAAAGGAGCCCCCCCAAGTTGAATtagggaggagagagagagaaagaagacaTTGTTTTTGAAGCACTTCTATCAAGATATGGAAATGTAGGATGGCTGCCCTACTATTTTCCGACAAGTAAACAAGGGTATCCTTCATTGCCCTTCCATTGGTAGGCAAAAGCCAAATGTAAAAacccaaagagagagagagagagagagagcaatggtagtagtaaaaaaaaaaaaaaaaaaccctccacACCTTCCTCTTACTCTCCCTCTTGGCACCAATTTTATAACCCTCCAAAAATCCCAATTGCACCTTTCCCACTATCCATGTGATGTGAATGAATGAATAAGTGGGGTTTCCCTATATTTATGTATTCTCCCATCCCCAATACATTGTATGTACATTATCCATCATTCCCTTTCTTCTctcaatcttaaaaaaatattgtgtcATTTCCAACCTAATAACTTAAGATGGCAATTCCATTCATTTCTTCAAGTAGGAATTAGGAGAAAAACATATTCATAataatgtattttttgtttcttattagaaattaagaaaaaccCCTCTATGATTTAAtgatttgatttcaaaattacaTCAACTTTTTCTAAAATGTCCTATATGATTGGTCCTATGTGCCATGACACAATGAGGGTTGTCAATATATCGTAATCCAAAATGGTTGACAAGTATGCATGTAATGGTAGGGTGATGAGCCACTAAAGCCATGCCTCTACCTGCTAAAAGTTGTCCTatcataataaattatttattctatgtttaaaacattattaattCATAGTACACCCAGAAAGAATTTAGAAAGATAAATCTATGATAACCAACTGTCATGACTCTTTAATCTTTATAATGTATAGTATAAGAAAGGACCTTTaagtacaaataaaataattattgaagGATATATTGATCTCAAATGATCATTGTTAGAATATTTATGAACAACTTGAAATACTTTAGTGCAGGAGATTTTAATTATACATCAATTAAAgtgaattattattttctttcttgtgGTTTGATGATACTCCAAGCATAAGGGCCCAAAAGAGAGCTCCAATGGGCATTAATACGCCCAAAAACAAACTAACCAGGGAAAAAAGGCCAATAATGATGGATGGCACAGCTTGATTGTTGAAGAAAACAGTGTCAaagaaaaagtgttttttttttttggcaaccaAACATGCCATAAAAGTATCTTTTGCCCACTAAGCTGATAttagagagggagagagagagaggtaccCTAGGAGTGAAGGGCTTTACGCTCTTCTAGAGAGAGTGGTGCCCTAAACATATAGGACAAAAGGGACCCTTTTATTTGAACAGACCACACGCTCTCTCTATGAGTGTGGTTATGGGATTTATATTAAACAAagcaatctctctctctctctctctcgggtTCTCTCTCTGGTTCTTTCTTATTAGAGTATTTGAAATGGTTTGAACATCCCACGAGCCTTACGCCTGCATCTTCATGCTCTTCTTTTAGCCTTATCTCTGCAACTCCACTCTTCAATTATTTCCCTCTTCCTCTCCTCTTCCTGTCTCTGTTTTCTTGTCTCTCTGATCAATCCCAACCCCATCTCCCAAACTTTGAtctcattaattaatttttcttcttcttcctctaacCATGGCTCTAGAAACATGGCTCATCAAAGTCAAGACCGCCATATCCCACAGTTTTGATGCAGTCCGAACTACAACACCCACCACCAAACTGGTGGTGAAAAAGTCCAGTGTTGGAGTCCTAGCCTTCGAGATTGCTGGCCTCATGTCCAAGCTCCTCCATCTCTGGCAATCTCTCTCTGATAAAAGCATAATTCGGGTCCGCAACGACGCTATATCTCTTGAAGGAGTTCGTAAAATCGTGTCCAATGACGAGGCCTTCCTTCTCGGCCTTGCATGCGCGGAAATGGTGGAGAATCTCAGGCATGTTGCCAAGTCCTTCTCCAGAATTAGCAAGCGGTGCGAGGATTTGAATCTCCGATCCTTCGAGCGTTTGTTTGACGAGTTTGCAAACTCGGGTTACGATCCTCATGGGTGGGTGTTGGGCTGGAAGGAGGTGGAAGGGAAGAACAAGAAAATGGATCGGTACGTGACCACCACGGCCAACCTTTATAGGGAGATGGACGAGCTCTCGATAATGGAGAATGGGTTGAGGAAGCTCTTACAGAGTACCGACCATGACGCTTCGATCAAAGAGCAAAAGGTGATTGATCTAGAGCAGAAGATTTTCTGGCAGAGACAGGAGGTAAAGTACCTAAAAGACAGATCTCTCTGGAACAGAAGCTTCGACACAGTTACTTCAATGCTGGCTCGATCAATCTTCACAGTTCTAGCAAGAATCAAGCTTGTTTTCGGAATCGGCCATGGATATCCAGCTTCTCTCCCTCGAAGTCTCTCAGCTTCTGCCACTGTCCACCCCTCTGAAAACCCTAGTTCCTGCAACTTCGTCTCCGGGCCATTGAAAAGCCCCAGactagaagaaaagaaagaccaCCATGCTCATACTTTCTTCGACCTGAATTCCAAGCTCCTAAAGCCACCTCCAACCACCTTAGGCGCCACTGCTCTAGCCTTACACTATGCCAACTTGATCATAGTGATAGAAAAGATGATAAAATCTCCTCAATTGGTGGGGGTGGATGCGCGGGACGATGTGTATGGCATGCTGCCGGATAGTATAAGATCATCCTTGAGGGCTAGATTGAAAGGAGTAGGGTTTTCGGCGAGTGATCCGGTGCTGGCCGGAGAGTGGAAGGATGCTTTGGGGAGGATTTTGGCGTGGTTGTCGCCATTAGCACATAACATGATAAAATGGCAAAGTGAAAGGAGCTTTGAGCAGCAGAATTTGGTGCAGAAGACCAATGTCCTTCTACTGCAGACACTGTACTTTGCAAATAAAGAGAAGACCGAAGCTGCCATAACTGAGCTGCTAGTGGGGCTCAACTACATTTGGAGGTTTGAGAGAGAGATGAACGCTAAGGCCTTGTTTGAATGCTCCAACATCAATGGGTCATTGTCGAATTTGCAGAATTCCAGCTGAGGGAGATGGGCATGGGGgcttttcatctttttcttagttctaatttttctatttttccatcATTTTGTTGTGGTTGGTGTACCAGAGGGTATGTTTTGTTTCGGACCCTGATCTGTATATGCTAATATAGATGTCTCTGTAAATGATATGTTTCATTGTTTTGAGCTATTTTTCAAGACAATTGAAGGGTTTTgtcttttttgtcatttttattttccaaggAAACATGCTTCTCATCTTGCCATTTTATCACTTTCTCTTAATTATTAGCTTGGGACCTTgggtttttctttaaattttgaaaataaaatactttattgtctattaaaaacatttatacaTTGGATCATGTCCATAAATGTGAAGCATCTTCAATAATTAAGCCTTCTTAGAATGCTGCAAATCCGAAAGGAGACCATCATTTGGGCTACCATGATATATGAAATCCAACCTCCAATTTGGGCAACCCATTTCTGGGTTTTCAATGTGTATGCAGTTCTGAAAATTATTAGAAGTGATACAAGAATTGGACAAAATCCACTTTTGCCTTTGAGCATGCTTAAACATCTGCCCACTTGCCTTACTGCTCAAGTTTCAGAAAATGCCCCACTTTCCTCACTTTTGTCCCAATAGGAAGATACCAGAAAAGATGGGGGAGGCATGCCATGTTATCATCTGTCATTCTCACTTACTCCAATTCTCATTTCCATCAACTTTTCTACTTCATTCTGGACACTTCTAAGGTTCCTTAAATCATTTCTATGTACCAGTTTCAGGTTTGCACTCTTCTCCACAaatttgacaaacttttttttaGCAATTTCACAGTAGTAATTACCATAAACAGAAAGAGTACATATGCATGATTTTTGTGAAGAAGTTTTGGGCCAGGCTTGGTTTCATCGATTTAAGCCTTGGGTTGATGGTTGATGCCCAGTGGAGTTATTACCCTCACCCACTTAGCCCAAGGAGTACTTACTTATATGGGGCCATGATGCCCAATTGGCTGGCTAGCTAGATCCATGTTGGGGCTCAGCAAAGGAAACCtggaacaataataatattgtgagccaaaaaatatcaaattgggAAGCATGTTAAAAGGCCTAGAGTTTTGTTTTCTGTTGGTAGCAAAGCCTAATGTAGATTGAGGGGATTTAACCCTGGTTGAAGGGGACACTGAATTGTGGTGATAGTCAGCCCATGACTGATTTCTGAAAGAAATAATGTGGCAGCACAGCAGAGTAAGATTGGGTTTGAGAGtgttttaaaagtgtttttaatattttttaatataaaaattttcaagtattaaaaatattaaaagtgttttttaaaattactattaaatgcACTCTAAAAACTCGTTTCtcagtgtttttaaaaaactctaaacacactctaaaacagttttttgtgttttcagaaaaaaaaaaattgtgtttggaaaCTGAATTCtgtaaaacagtttttgttctaaaaaaaaaaacatgtttagttgagttaataaaaaagttttttagaataaataaaataaaaaaacatatttaaaagttatttttttaattaataaagtgttttctttcattaacttgatattataaatatataaataattttcatatgcacaattttaaattaaaaaaaattattcaatcttaaaatttttatacgagttataattttcttaaacaaatgatgattttataaccatgtgtaagtatattaatttcaatcatttaaggaagaagaaatggcTTGTGGATGGGGGTGTGGTAATTGGGTGGAGTTTACctttgtgaaaaataaaaaaataaaaaaataaaaaataaaaagaaaatacgAAAAACAATCTATGCTTTGAACagtgaaaaaataatgaaaacatcattttattgttttcaaaaaagtggtttttgagaacatgaaaaacacaaaaaacaaaaacacatccTCTTTCTCAAataagttttttgtgttttttattttcaagaacaaaaaacagttcttgaaaacaagaACCAACATGTCCTACACCTCCATTTTATTCTTGTTTCACATGATGTTTTTTGCTAGTCAAAAACCTCATCATTGTTAGTTTTCGCTAGTGTTAAATCTCAATCGTTGGCAAAGAGAAGCCAAAAGTTATTCAAGGAGGATGAAAAATGTAAAAGTTACCAATAATTATTAAGGctatttgattgaaaaagggtGAAATCATCTctgttttcttattttaaccctaaaaaatatttattttggtaaaaaataattattttggacaaaaataccctcacattttttttataaaaataattttttcttttaaaatacatatttaaATAATCAATATGTTGAGGGGTAGGTATGTCAAAAACAGATTATTTTTCAAGATGAAAAATTAGGAGGTTAgattgacaaaaaataaaaacccatcCATTATCAAGTTCTCTTGTTATATCAAAGTTTCAATTATATAGAGGACATCTCTcaattactttaaaaatttttgctttctaacaaaattttgatattaatttacttatttaaatttttgttctcatgacttatttatttgaaagaaaatcccTTTCTCAACAAATCATCATCTATGGTTgaattttatagaaatattgacaaaaatttcaatattagtgaaaattattaaaaagaaattgcaaAATTATAGAAATgcgtaaaaaaaaatggaaatattacatagatttttttggagaaaattACTTAATCTTTACTTCTCACCCAAGCTGATAAGGAGAATGTATATTACAGGTTGGGGTCGTCTACATTTGTTGCAATAACCATTGCTTCCCATTGAAAGCCCATCACAACACCTAAGGCAGTTCCAACTTAAATGTCTCAGTTGTGGTGAAAGGACAGTCTCCTCATCTGCAATATCTTTGGAGAAACCGAACCCTATTGCCTGTCCCTAATATTTTGCATTTGTTGGCTTGATGCACAGATTCCAGATGCGAAGACAGTAACAGATATGGTAGATGAAGAGGCTGTTGAGTCGATAGAAGCCCAGGGGTGCGGGGCAAAAGTACTTCATGGAGAGGGTGCATTGGAGCAATTTCTTCAtgaaacaaaatccaacaatcCCTTGGTATGTTTTCCTTATGCCCCCATGTAGATGGATCCTTCTGACCTTGGTTTTTAGCCAAAAACTTCCCTTCATTGTCATTGTTTAAGGGCCTCGGCAACAATTTCAAACTACCTCAAGTCTAAAAtctcaccaccaccaccatcccATGATACAAATTGGGAAATTCCAAATTACTGAACGGTATcacacttttaaataaaatcgaACCGTTTAAGAATAtgattttgaatctaaatcttaATCAATGCTCAAAAAACCAGACTAACTAGAAATCAAAATCTTTTTTACagaaagaaaacattttatCCTTGTTAATTGTTTTCCACTGAAAAGACATTGCAAGCATCCAGCAACCAAGTGCAGACAATTACCATCACTGCTACATATGGGATGTGGTTTCTTATGGGGATCAGGTCCTACGTTCTGAGGAATCAGTGATCCATTTATGCTTAAAACCTACAAGTTTTA contains these protein-coding regions:
- the LOC100256698 gene encoding protein PSK SIMULATOR 1; translation: MALETWLIKVKTAISHSFDAVRTTTPTTKLVVKKSSVGVLAFEIAGLMSKLLHLWQSLSDKSIIRVRNDAISLEGVRKIVSNDEAFLLGLACAEMVENLRHVAKSFSRISKRCEDLNLRSFERLFDEFANSGYDPHGWVLGWKEVEGKNKKMDRYVTTTANLYREMDELSIMENGLRKLLQSTDHDASIKEQKVIDLEQKIFWQRQEVKYLKDRSLWNRSFDTVTSMLARSIFTVLARIKLVFGIGHGYPASLPRSLSASATVHPSENPSSCNFVSGPLKSPRLEEKKDHHAHTFFDLNSKLLKPPPTTLGATALALHYANLIIVIEKMIKSPQLVGVDARDDVYGMLPDSIRSSLRARLKGVGFSASDPVLAGEWKDALGRILAWLSPLAHNMIKWQSERSFEQQNLVQKTNVLLLQTLYFANKEKTEAAITELLVGLNYIWRFEREMNAKALFECSNINGSLSNLQNSS